GCGACCGGTTCGTGGGCCGAGTGCTTGGTTCCGAGACCCAGGGACCTTCCCATGAACGGTCCGGGCATGTTCCAAACTCTTTTAGTTCAATGTCCATTCCATGATTCGATTTCAGAATGGCAAAGCGGGAATCGACCGATCGTCCAGCGTCGCAGGCGGACTGTTGGTCGAGGGTGTCAACGCGCCGGCGGGGTGCGGGACGATGAACTGAGTCAACCGCCGCACGATGGGCCGGGTATCATGGCGCACGATGACCTCCACGTTGCGCAGCGGCAGGCCGCTCTCGGAGGCATCGTCGATCGGCGAAACTTGAATTTGCCAGGTCCACATTTGAAAGGACGCCTCAAACGGTTCCGGTCCGGCCGACTCGACCGGCTTGATCCCCATCTGTAATTCGGACAAAAGCGAAATCGCAAGGTTGCTGGCGTGAACATTCAAACGCAACCGCTCGGTTTCCTGGACCGAAGCGTTGAGTCCGCCCGTGATGACGGTGGCGGCGAGGACAAAGAAAGACAGAGCCAGGACAACCTCCAGCAGCACGGACGCGTTATTCGTGGACCTCGCTGCGGGAATGGGTCGTGGCCATCGTGATCTGGAGGTTTTGGCGGAGACGCAACGCACTGAACCACCACGACGGGCCGTTACTCAGCCACGGTCAAGCTGGAGTCTTGAATTCGCTTGTGACCATCCGCCTCGCTCTCTCCTTTGCTGTCGGAGGTCACTTCACGACAAATGAGTCCGGTCAATCCCAGCACCCGCACGGTGACGCGCCGGTCGTCGTCGCCATCGCGCGCCGCCAGAACAATCTCCGCGGAGTCGCTCGACCCGTCCGGATTGAAGGTGATGGGCGTGGATTCCGCTGCCAAGGCCCATTCATCGCCTTCTTCGATCGTGCTGGGGGCGGACGCGTCGGGCGCAGAGGAAGTGTCGCTGGAGTCGAGCAGCCGAATTTGCTCCACGCTCACGTGTTCGCCGAATCCGTCGAGCTCCCACTTCGCGCTGGAAAGGTCCTGAAAAACTTCCGGTTCGTCGAGCGGTTCCGGCTCCCATAAGACGCGGACGGGCTTGTGCGGTTCGGTGGTCTGCGCCTCTTGTGTAAAAGCCACGCGGACGCGCCGGCCCGTGTTCGCCGCTTCCGCGCGCGCAAACCTCAGAATGCTCTCCAGGCGCACGGCTCCCTGGTCGAGATTACATCCGCGGCTGGTGGGGCCCAAACTCACAATCGCCGCCCCCAAAAAGAGCATGAAAAGCGAAGCCGCCAGCAGCGTTTCGAGCAGCGTGAATCCGCGGCGAGAGCATCCCGGGTTTTTGCTGGTGCGAGTTATCATTTATTCGCGGGGAGCAGGCCGCTTACTGTTCCAACACCGTCTTGGAGTCCTTGGTCGTGTCGGACTCCTCGGCGAGTTTGACGTCATCCTCGGTGTCCGGTTGGCCATCGGGACCGACGGAATAGAGTTTGTAATCTGGCGCAGAAGCCTCGGTTTTTTGGCTGCTATCGATCAGTTCGTAACGAATCTTGAATCCCCACGCGTCGTCCATTTTCGTGCCGGGCTTCAGGTAAGGGCCCTGCCATTTTTCAGCGAGCCGCTCATTTTCAAAGGTGGGCTTCACCAGCAACGCGCCGAGGCCGCCCTGGTCTTCGGTCGGGTAGGAACCGATGTTCAAGCGGTAAGTGTCGAGCGCGGTCTGAATCTGCGTGAGCAGCAACCGGGTGGTGTTTTTCTCCGCGCCCTTTTGCTGCGGCAAAACAAAAACCACGAGCGCTCCCGCGAGCATCAGAATGATGACAATCACCAGGAGCACTTCAATGAGCGTAAAG
The Verrucomicrobiota bacterium DNA segment above includes these coding regions:
- the gspG gene encoding type II secretion system protein GspG; the protein is MILRSKNRGYGRASGAGFTLIEVLLVIVIILMLAGALVVFVLPQQKGAEKNTTRLLLTQIQTALDTYRLNIGSYPTEDQGGLGALLVKPTFENERLAEKWQGPYLKPGTKMDDAWGFKIRYELIDSSQKTEASAPDYKLYSVGPDGQPDTEDDVKLAEESDTTKDSKTVLEQ